A single window of Pleomorphomonas sp. T1.2MG-36 DNA harbors:
- a CDS encoding DUF3788 domain-containing protein has product MTTPEIGARLVDKAAVPDAAMLRAFVGEAAFGYWTALRDWIAASYPGVFAPDWTHGGRKHGWSLRYKKSKAFCTLLPEYRAFSVVIVLGAAERDKVEARRDGLGPRLMALYDAAETFHDGKWLRIGIASDMDLGDAKALLVLKRPPRA; this is encoded by the coding sequence ATGACTACGCCCGAGATCGGCGCCCGGCTTGTCGACAAGGCGGCGGTTCCGGATGCGGCGATGCTTCGCGCCTTCGTGGGCGAGGCCGCGTTCGGTTACTGGACGGCGCTCAGGGACTGGATCGCCGCCTCCTATCCCGGCGTGTTCGCGCCCGACTGGACCCATGGCGGACGCAAGCATGGCTGGTCGCTGCGCTACAAGAAATCCAAGGCGTTCTGTACGCTGCTGCCCGAGTACCGCGCCTTCTCCGTGGTGATCGTGCTGGGCGCGGCGGAGCGCGACAAGGTGGAGGCGCGGCGCGACGGGCTCGGCCCGCGCCTGATGGCGCTCTACGACGCGGCGGAAACCTTCCACGACGGCAAGTGGCTCAGGATCGGCATCGCCTCGGACATGGACCTTGGCGACGCAAAGGCGCTTCTCGTCCTGAAGCGCCCGCCGAGGGCGTGA
- a CDS encoding efflux RND transporter periplasmic adaptor subunit yields the protein MKFWLMPLAGALLAGTIVTLPALAQEQAAAPAATQEVVPTVSVVKAARQALSQKVIVTGTLVAREQVLVTPGVEGLKIESVHFDAGDRVEEGAVLARLAVDTVDVLLAQNTSQLASTDAQIAQARAQITSAEALVTQTGQAFRRAQALVGTNAMAKDAFDQRQLAADQAAAQLQVAREALSAAEAGRKLVEAQRAELELRRSKTEIRAPRAGLILSRNAVVGQVASAGGNPLFVIAENGDIELDADVTETLLPELKVGQKVAVRPSGVGEAVAGVVRLVLPEINAATRLGKARIALPEGKDLRVGAFARGTVEVAHSEGLVLPVTAVADGGDGSIVQVVKDGAVDTRTVKTGLTDAGFVEVTEGLAEGELVVSKAGTFLRDGDKVKPQVATDTETKTGAGVKG from the coding sequence ATGAAGTTCTGGCTCATGCCACTGGCCGGCGCGCTGCTGGCCGGTACGATCGTAACGTTGCCGGCGCTGGCGCAGGAGCAAGCCGCGGCGCCCGCCGCGACGCAGGAGGTCGTGCCGACGGTCAGCGTCGTCAAGGCGGCCCGGCAGGCGCTCAGCCAGAAGGTGATCGTGACAGGCACGCTGGTGGCGCGCGAGCAGGTGCTGGTGACGCCGGGCGTCGAGGGGCTGAAGATCGAGAGCGTTCATTTCGATGCCGGCGACCGGGTCGAGGAAGGCGCCGTGCTGGCCCGCCTCGCCGTCGACACCGTCGACGTGCTGCTCGCCCAGAACACCTCGCAACTCGCCTCCACCGACGCGCAGATCGCCCAGGCTCGCGCCCAGATCACCTCCGCCGAGGCGCTGGTGACCCAGACCGGACAGGCGTTCCGGCGCGCGCAGGCCCTGGTGGGGACCAACGCCATGGCCAAGGACGCCTTCGACCAGCGGCAGCTGGCGGCCGATCAGGCCGCGGCCCAGCTTCAGGTCGCCAGAGAGGCGCTCAGCGCCGCCGAGGCGGGCCGCAAGCTGGTCGAGGCGCAGCGGGCCGAGCTGGAGCTTCGCCGTTCCAAGACCGAGATCCGCGCCCCGCGCGCCGGCCTCATCCTCAGCCGCAACGCGGTGGTGGGGCAGGTGGCCTCGGCCGGCGGCAACCCGCTGTTCGTCATCGCCGAGAACGGCGACATCGAGCTTGATGCCGACGTCACCGAGACGCTGCTGCCGGAGCTGAAGGTCGGCCAGAAGGTGGCCGTGCGGCCGTCGGGGGTCGGCGAGGCGGTGGCCGGCGTGGTGCGCCTGGTGCTGCCTGAGATCAACGCCGCCACCCGTCTCGGCAAGGCGCGCATCGCGCTGCCGGAGGGCAAGGACCTGCGTGTCGGCGCCTTTGCGCGCGGCACGGTCGAGGTGGCCCACAGCGAGGGGCTGGTGCTGCCGGTGACGGCGGTCGCCGACGGCGGCGACGGCTCCATCGTGCAGGTGGTGAAGGATGGCGCGGTCGACACGCGAACGGTCAAGACCGGCCTCACCGACGCCGGCTTCGTCGAAGTGACGGAGGGCCTTGCGGAAGGCGAACTCGTCGTCTCGAAGGCCGGGACGTTTCTGAGGGATGGCGACAAGGTCAAGCCGCAGGTCGCCACGGATACTGAAACCAAGACTGGCGCGGGAGTGAAGGGATGA
- a CDS encoding efflux RND transporter permease subunit, translating to MNWNFSAWAIRNPVPPILLFVCLIALGLYSFSRLPITMMPNIDLPLISVTITDGGSAPSELETQVTKPVEDAVAGISGVRHIYSTVTDGVSSTVVEFNLDVATDRALNDVKDAVAEIRGDLPGTIDEPVARRIDIEGQAIITYAAASPAMTPEELSWFVDDKVIRDLQTVSGVGRVERMGGVKREIQVQIDPDRLMALGITASQVNTALRSVNADLSGGKGEVGGQTQAVRTLASAHTLADLAATRLPLSDGRNIRLSDVGQVVDHWAEPKSFARLDGRPAVAFAIYRAKGASDASVSEGVGKVVDRLAKDYPGVSMKRIDDSTVQTYNSFENSMKTLIEGALLAVIVVLLFLRDFRATIISAIALPLSAIPTFFALDMLGFSLNMVSLLGITLVTGILVDDAIVEIENIVRHIRTGKKPYRAAVEAADEIGLAVIAISTTIIAIFSPVSFMSGISGQYFRQFGLTVALAVFFSLLTARLITPMLAAYFMKTPYTGDGEDGRPVYRGFVRTALRRIVWFVPLGVLAYFGVYWLKDIGPLGERSGIFDGVDATVNFLTGSGGEMTALWMAVGVVFFALFTAWLTRPHPEEHEGGPFVRAYAAFLKVTLWSPKVRVRGHVLSVPVMPVVTIVACLSTFLFAMEQAGKLPTELFAPGDQARIVTSIELPPGSTLDDTRGVTDTISDRLHAFKEVKSVFVMGGTSPTGTLETRRAALIVNLVPRTERTQTQKQMEYKVQAVLRSIPDIRFFFVNERGDREATVGVLGKDGEAVAKAAASLENDMRGNPMFSNPSALSSFARPEIRVTPRRDVASDLGVSTDALSQTLRVATVGDVDANLAKFNDGDRQIPVRVQLDTDARGNIETLAALRIPTASGVAVPLSAVADIGFGQGPSTIDRYDRARLVKVGTDMMPGFTSGQGLEAINALPAVKAFPAGVTIQNTGDAEIQAEIFEAFAVAMIAGLTIVFIVLILLFNSVFQPITILGSIPLSIGGVVVALLITGYAVSMPVIIGILMLMGIVTKNAIMLVDFAVERQKHGLSETEAIIDAGRKRARPIVMTTIAMVAGMYPAAHGGGQGAEFMAPMAIAVIGGLLVSTVLSLVFIPSFYLMINRLNRAIGWVFGKLADPNESDEAEIEADAHPPATHPQAPARPHLVSTAPVGPRPTLLGPDGIPLAAE from the coding sequence ATGAACTGGAACTTTTCCGCCTGGGCGATCCGCAATCCGGTCCCGCCCATCCTGCTGTTCGTCTGCCTGATCGCGCTGGGGCTCTACTCGTTCTCCCGGCTGCCGATCACCATGATGCCGAACATCGACCTGCCGCTGATCTCGGTGACCATCACCGACGGCGGGTCGGCGCCCTCGGAACTGGAAACGCAGGTGACCAAGCCGGTGGAGGACGCGGTGGCCGGCATTTCCGGCGTGCGTCACATCTACTCCACGGTGACCGACGGCGTTTCCTCCACCGTGGTCGAGTTCAACCTCGACGTCGCCACCGATCGCGCGCTCAACGACGTCAAGGACGCGGTGGCCGAGATCCGCGGCGACCTGCCGGGCACCATCGACGAGCCGGTCGCCCGGCGCATCGACATCGAGGGGCAGGCGATCATCACCTACGCGGCGGCCTCGCCGGCCATGACGCCGGAAGAGCTTTCCTGGTTCGTCGACGACAAGGTGATCCGCGACCTGCAGACCGTGAGCGGCGTCGGCCGCGTCGAGCGCATGGGCGGCGTCAAGCGCGAGATCCAGGTGCAGATCGACCCCGACCGCCTGATGGCGCTCGGCATCACCGCCTCGCAGGTCAACACGGCGCTGAGGTCGGTCAACGCCGATCTCTCCGGCGGCAAGGGCGAGGTGGGCGGCCAGACGCAGGCCGTGCGCACGCTGGCCAGCGCCCATACGCTTGCCGACCTCGCGGCGACGCGGCTGCCGCTTTCCGACGGCCGCAACATCCGCCTCTCGGACGTCGGCCAGGTGGTCGACCACTGGGCGGAGCCGAAGTCCTTCGCCCGGCTCGACGGCCGTCCGGCCGTGGCCTTCGCCATCTATCGCGCCAAGGGGGCGAGCGACGCCTCGGTGTCGGAGGGCGTCGGCAAGGTGGTGGATCGCCTCGCCAAGGACTATCCGGGCGTGTCGATGAAGCGCATCGACGATTCCACGGTGCAGACCTACAACAGCTTCGAAAACTCGATGAAGACGCTGATCGAGGGCGCGCTGCTCGCCGTCATCGTCGTCCTCCTGTTCCTGCGCGATTTCCGGGCGACGATCATCTCGGCCATCGCGCTGCCGCTGTCGGCCATTCCCACCTTCTTCGCGCTGGACATGCTGGGCTTCTCGCTCAACATGGTCAGCCTTCTCGGCATCACGCTGGTCACCGGCATCTTGGTCGACGACGCCATCGTCGAGATCGAGAACATCGTCCGCCACATCCGCACCGGCAAGAAGCCCTATCGGGCGGCGGTGGAGGCGGCCGACGAGATCGGCCTCGCGGTGATCGCCATCTCGACGACCATCATCGCCATCTTCTCGCCGGTCAGCTTCATGAGCGGCATTTCCGGCCAGTATTTCCGGCAATTCGGCCTGACGGTGGCGCTGGCGGTGTTCTTCTCGCTGCTGACCGCCCGCCTGATCACGCCGATGCTGGCCGCCTACTTCATGAAGACGCCCTATACCGGCGACGGCGAGGACGGCCGGCCCGTCTATCGCGGCTTCGTGCGCACGGCGCTGCGCCGCATCGTCTGGTTCGTGCCGCTGGGCGTGCTGGCCTACTTCGGCGTCTACTGGCTGAAGGACATCGGGCCGCTGGGCGAGCGCTCCGGCATCTTCGACGGCGTCGACGCCACGGTGAACTTCCTGACCGGCTCGGGCGGCGAGATGACGGCGCTGTGGATGGCGGTGGGCGTGGTGTTCTTCGCCCTCTTCACGGCCTGGCTGACCCGGCCGCACCCGGAAGAGCACGAGGGCGGCCCCTTCGTGCGCGCCTATGCCGCCTTCCTGAAGGTGACGCTGTGGTCGCCGAAGGTCCGGGTGCGCGGCCACGTCCTGAGCGTGCCGGTGATGCCGGTGGTAACCATCGTCGCCTGCCTTTCCACCTTCCTGTTCGCCATGGAGCAGGCGGGCAAGCTGCCGACCGAGCTGTTCGCTCCGGGCGATCAGGCGCGCATCGTCACCTCCATCGAACTGCCGCCGGGCTCGACGCTCGACGACACGCGCGGCGTGACCGACACCATCTCCGACCGTCTCCATGCCTTCAAGGAGGTGAAGAGCGTGTTCGTGATGGGCGGCACTTCGCCGACCGGCACGCTGGAGACGCGCCGCGCCGCCCTGATCGTCAATCTGGTGCCGCGCACCGAGCGTACGCAGACCCAGAAGCAGATGGAGTACAAGGTGCAGGCGGTGCTGCGCTCCATCCCCGACATCCGCTTCTTCTTCGTCAACGAGCGCGGCGACCGCGAGGCGACCGTCGGCGTCCTGGGCAAGGACGGCGAGGCCGTGGCCAAGGCGGCGGCGTCGCTGGAGAACGACATGCGGGGCAACCCGATGTTCTCCAACCCGTCGGCGCTGTCGTCCTTCGCCCGGCCGGAGATCCGGGTGACGCCGCGCCGCGACGTCGCCTCCGATCTCGGCGTGTCGACGGATGCGCTGTCGCAGACGCTGCGCGTCGCCACCGTCGGCGACGTCGACGCCAACCTTGCCAAGTTCAACGACGGCGACCGGCAGATCCCGGTGCGCGTGCAGCTCGACACCGACGCCCGCGGCAACATCGAGACGCTCGCCGCGCTGCGGATCCCCACTGCCTCGGGCGTGGCGGTGCCGCTGTCGGCCGTTGCCGACATCGGCTTCGGGCAGGGACCGTCGACCATCGACCGCTACGACCGGGCGCGCCTGGTCAAGGTGGGCACCGACATGATGCCGGGCTTCACCTCGGGCCAGGGGCTCGAGGCGATCAACGCCCTGCCGGCGGTGAAGGCCTTCCCGGCCGGCGTCACCATCCAGAACACCGGCGACGCCGAGATCCAGGCCGAGATCTTCGAGGCCTTCGCGGTGGCGATGATCGCGGGCCTGACCATCGTGTTCATCGTGCTGATCCTGCTGTTCAACAGCGTGTTCCAGCCGATCACCATCCTGGGCTCCATTCCGCTGTCCATCGGCGGCGTGGTGGTGGCGCTGCTCATCACCGGCTACGCGGTGTCGATGCCGGTCATCATCGGCATCCTCATGCTGATGGGCATCGTGACCAAGAACGCCATCATGCTGGTGGACTTCGCGGTGGAGCGGCAGAAGCACGGCCTCAGCGAGACCGAGGCGATCATCGACGCCGGCCGCAAGCGCGCCCGCCCGATCGTCATGACGACCATCGCCATGGTGGCCGGCATGTACCCGGCGGCCCACGGCGGCGGCCAGGGCGCCGAGTTCATGGCGCCGATGGCCATCGCGGTGATCGGCGGCCTCCTGGTCTCCACGGTGCTGTCGCTGGTGTTCATCCCCTCGTTCTACCTGATGATCAACCGGCTCAACCGGGCCATCGGCTGGGTGTTCGGCAAGCTTGCCGATCCCAACGAGTCCGACGAGGCGGAAATCGAGGCGGACGCCCACCCGCCGGCAACCCACCCACAGGCTCCGGCCCGCCCGCATCTGGTCTCGACCGCGCCGGTCGGGCCGAGGCCAACGCTCCTGGGGCCGGACGGCATTCCGCTCGCCGCCGAGTGA
- a CDS encoding LacI family DNA-binding transcriptional regulator: MARNDRTTPLVTSRDVAREAGVSQSTVSLVLNGKAEGRVSPATRELIEETAARLGYRPNASAQMLRTGIGRTLAFAVPDIQQPFFGEVLVAAEVAARERGYSVLLVDTTTDPRWSERLVGMIRSRMIAGCITYTPDAEAEARFADVGDRVVMVESETPGLSGVDLTVDAAMRSVVGHLADLGHRRIGHFAARYPKLTFRNRRAAFLAELERRGLAGNPLGHAASTFEIEAATEAAKSLIETGVTAIACDDDLLAGAAYRAARRLGLAIPDDLSVVGFNDIEFARALHPELTTVHIPAGTLGREATRRLLDKLDGKPARSGPAIVELRLVLRQSTAVPRR, from the coding sequence GTGGCCAGGAACGACAGGACGACCCCGCTGGTGACGAGCCGCGACGTGGCGCGCGAGGCGGGCGTGTCGCAGTCGACGGTGTCGCTGGTCCTGAACGGCAAGGCCGAGGGGCGCGTTTCCCCGGCGACGCGTGAGCTCATCGAGGAGACGGCCGCCCGCCTCGGCTACCGGCCCAACGCGTCGGCGCAGATGCTGAGGACCGGCATCGGCAGGACGCTGGCCTTTGCCGTTCCCGACATCCAGCAGCCGTTCTTCGGCGAGGTGCTGGTCGCCGCCGAGGTTGCCGCCCGCGAGCGGGGCTATTCGGTGCTGCTGGTCGACACCACCACCGATCCCCGGTGGAGCGAGCGGCTGGTCGGCATGATCCGCAGCCGCATGATCGCCGGCTGCATCACCTACACGCCGGACGCCGAGGCGGAGGCGCGCTTTGCCGACGTCGGCGACCGCGTCGTCATGGTCGAGAGCGAAACGCCCGGCCTCTCCGGCGTCGACCTCACCGTCGACGCGGCGATGAGGTCGGTGGTCGGCCATCTCGCCGACCTCGGGCACCGCCGCATCGGCCATTTCGCCGCGCGCTATCCCAAGCTGACCTTCCGCAACCGCCGCGCCGCCTTCCTGGCGGAACTCGAGCGCCGGGGTCTCGCGGGCAATCCCCTGGGGCACGCCGCCTCCACCTTCGAGATCGAGGCCGCCACCGAGGCGGCCAAGAGCCTGATCGAAACCGGCGTCACCGCCATTGCCTGCGACGACGACCTGTTGGCCGGCGCGGCCTATCGCGCGGCGCGCCGGCTCGGCCTTGCCATTCCGGACGACCTGTCGGTGGTGGGCTTCAACGATATCGAGTTCGCCCGTGCGCTCCACCCGGAGCTGACCACGGTTCACATCCCGGCCGGGACGCTGGGGCGCGAGGCGACGCGGCGCCTTCTGGACAAGCTCGACGGCAAGCCGGCCCGCTCCGGGCCGGCGATCGTGGAACTGCGCCTCGTCCTGCGCCAGTCGACGGCGGTTCCCAGGCGCTAG
- a CDS encoding globin-coupled sensor protein yields the protein MAAWDDFSGHTKAYGIDAAASEDIRAAWLILDPHMETIFAGFYSRWGQEPRLAAMVRGHIDHLKKAQYDHWKRLFSARFDKDYFESVRRVGLAHVRIGLEPHWYIAGYNNVLQQAATIMGRQARFSGARSARMIAAVTKAAMLDMDIAVSVYGETLIQQITDREERVHAAIGEFDASIGCMLGKFAKMTSDLGASSGELEAQASSVTARCDRIRGSQEKAGAGVATTAAATEELHASIGEIGRQAEASLTVSSKAVEGARRTAGSVKGLADAVDKIGSVVELISSIAAQTNLLALNATIEAARAGEAGRGFAVVAQEVKSLAAQTARATEEITEQISAIQQATQQSVSDISGITETIEEVARIGTAIAAAVEEQSAATADIASSAMGVSHSSEEIGAAIGEVVEEGRKTIGSAGRLSSISGELVEQAGVLKQSVATFTAKVAQK from the coding sequence ATGGCGGCTTGGGACGATTTTAGCGGGCATACGAAGGCCTATGGCATCGACGCGGCGGCCAGCGAGGACATTCGCGCCGCCTGGCTGATCCTCGATCCGCACATGGAAACGATCTTCGCCGGCTTCTACAGCCGATGGGGGCAGGAGCCGAGGCTGGCCGCCATGGTGCGGGGGCATATCGACCACCTCAAGAAGGCGCAATACGACCACTGGAAGCGGCTGTTCTCGGCGCGTTTCGACAAGGACTACTTCGAAAGCGTGCGCCGCGTCGGCCTTGCCCACGTGCGCATCGGCCTGGAACCGCACTGGTACATCGCCGGCTACAACAACGTGTTGCAGCAGGCGGCGACGATCATGGGGCGGCAGGCGCGCTTTTCGGGCGCCAGATCGGCGCGGATGATCGCCGCCGTGACCAAGGCGGCGATGCTCGACATGGACATCGCCGTGTCCGTCTACGGCGAGACGCTGATCCAGCAGATCACCGACCGGGAGGAGCGGGTTCACGCGGCGATCGGCGAGTTCGACGCATCGATCGGCTGCATGCTGGGCAAGTTCGCCAAGATGACCTCCGACCTTGGGGCCAGTTCCGGCGAGCTGGAGGCGCAGGCATCGTCGGTGACCGCCCGTTGCGACCGCATTCGCGGCTCCCAGGAAAAGGCCGGCGCGGGGGTGGCCACCACCGCCGCCGCCACCGAGGAACTGCACGCCTCGATCGGCGAGATCGGCCGGCAGGCCGAGGCATCGCTCACCGTTTCGTCCAAGGCGGTGGAAGGCGCTCGCCGGACCGCCGGATCGGTGAAGGGGCTGGCCGACGCCGTCGACAAGATCGGCTCGGTGGTGGAACTGATTTCCTCCATCGCCGCCCAGACCAATCTTCTCGCCCTCAATGCCACCATCGAGGCGGCGCGGGCGGGCGAGGCCGGCAGGGGCTTCGCCGTCGTGGCGCAGGAAGTGAAGTCGCTGGCCGCGCAGACGGCGCGGGCCACCGAAGAAATCACCGAACAGATTTCCGCCATCCAGCAGGCGACGCAACAGTCGGTGTCCGACATCTCCGGCATCACCGAAACCATCGAGGAAGTGGCGCGCATCGGCACGGCCATCGCCGCCGCCGTCGAGGAACAGTCGGCCGCCACCGCCGACATCGCCTCGTCGGCCATGGGCGTGTCGCACTCGTCCGAGGAGATCGGCGCGGCCATCGGCGAGGTGGTCGAAGAGGGCCGCAAAACCATCGGCTCGGCCGGCCGCCTGTCGTCGATCTCCGGTGAACTGGTGGAACAGGCCGGCGTCCTCAAGCAGTCCGTCGCCACGTTCACGGCCAAGGTGGCGCAGAAGTAA
- a CDS encoding DUF2478 domain-containing protein, with translation MAILAAILYPQGTEIDGLLVEIARKVAEAGGRVGGVVQGRGADGKGLALTDLGSGAIRPISQNLGPLSTSCKLDTSAMAEIAGDLERQIDAGLDLVILSRFGIREVEGGGFRSLFGRAMLAGTPLLTAVRFEYAPAWATFHGGLGVDLPPNETQILAWAKAVVLKAPQAAGL, from the coding sequence ATGGCCATTCTCGCCGCCATCCTCTACCCGCAGGGAACGGAGATCGACGGCCTGCTCGTCGAGATCGCACGCAAGGTCGCCGAGGCCGGCGGCCGCGTCGGCGGTGTGGTTCAGGGGCGGGGCGCCGACGGCAAGGGTCTGGCGCTGACCGACCTCGGCAGCGGCGCCATCCGTCCGATCTCGCAGAACCTCGGGCCGCTCTCCACCTCCTGCAAGCTCGACACCTCGGCCATGGCCGAGATCGCCGGCGATCTCGAACGCCAGATCGACGCCGGCCTCGACCTCGTCATCCTCAGCCGCTTCGGCATCCGGGAGGTTGAAGGCGGCGGCTTCCGCTCGCTGTTCGGCCGGGCGATGCTGGCCGGCACGCCGCTGCTCACCGCCGTCCGTTTCGAATACGCCCCCGCCTGGGCAACCTTCCACGGCGGCCTCGGCGTCGACCTGCCGCCGAACGAGACCCAGATCCTCGCCTGGGCCAAGGCCGTCGTCCTCAAGGCGCCCCAGGCCGCCGGCCTTTGA
- a CDS encoding SDR family oxidoreductase, with translation MRVFLTGATGFIGSHVVPELLAAGHAVLGMTRSEQGAEALKAAGATAHHGELEDLASIRAGAAGADAVIHTAFDHDFSRFVENCEKDRRVIGALADEIKGSGRPLIITSGVGMGEQGHGKPAIETVFSAAHANPRIASEEAGNAALQAGVDVRVVRLPQVHDTVKQGLVTPYVAMCRAKGVVGYVGEGLNRWSACHVGDVARLYVLVLDRGRSGERYNAVAEEGVSAREIAETVAVGLGLPARSIAPEEARDHFGWFATFAAIDLAASSDLTRQRLNWTPTGPGLIEDLKRMDYSAV, from the coding sequence ATGCGCGTATTTCTGACGGGGGCTACCGGCTTCATCGGCTCGCATGTGGTGCCGGAGCTTCTGGCGGCCGGGCACGCGGTTCTGGGCATGACGCGGTCCGAGCAGGGCGCCGAGGCGCTCAAGGCGGCGGGCGCCACGGCCCACCATGGCGAACTCGAGGACCTTGCCAGCATTCGGGCCGGCGCGGCCGGGGCCGACGCGGTGATCCACACCGCCTTCGACCACGACTTCAGCCGGTTCGTGGAGAACTGCGAGAAGGACCGGCGGGTGATCGGTGCCCTGGCCGACGAGATCAAGGGCTCTGGCCGGCCGCTGATCATCACCTCCGGCGTCGGTATGGGCGAGCAGGGGCACGGCAAGCCGGCCATCGAGACGGTGTTCAGCGCCGCCCACGCCAACCCGCGCATCGCTTCCGAGGAGGCCGGCAATGCGGCGCTTCAGGCCGGCGTCGACGTGCGCGTGGTGCGGCTGCCGCAGGTGCACGACACGGTGAAGCAGGGGCTCGTCACGCCCTATGTCGCCATGTGCCGTGCGAAGGGCGTCGTCGGCTATGTCGGCGAGGGGCTCAATCGCTGGTCGGCGTGCCATGTCGGCGACGTCGCCCGTCTCTACGTGCTGGTGCTCGACAGGGGACGGAGCGGCGAACGCTACAACGCGGTGGCGGAAGAGGGCGTCAGCGCCCGCGAGATCGCCGAGACGGTGGCTGTCGGCCTCGGCCTGCCGGCTCGCTCGATCGCGCCGGAGGAGGCGCGAGATCACTTCGGCTGGTTCGCCACCTTCGCCGCCATCGACCTCGCGGCGTCGAGCGACCTGACGCGCCAGCGCCTCAACTGGACGCCGACCGGTCCCGGCCTGATCGAGGATCTGAAGCGGATGGACTATTCGGCCGTCTGA
- a CDS encoding methyl-accepting chemotaxis protein, with amino-acid sequence MPQALLNLSLKAKIAAILTAVILLVIAATALVSLRSTSAIVGEEFAEARLQMTRLIAAATEGGVKWKKKDVVAEAYAEFVKGPTPPILSVRVLAADGTLISDFAAADADAAYLDAQAADLLAASPGDGDHRETDVDHREAGGTHRSVNGAELIVMPVGKDKAGNPMGHIAIAWRTDTLAQSITALTGRIAGALLIGALAMIVIVQVFIGRVVTRPLCTLKQSIASLASGHSDIDVPYRGRADEIGQIASAVEVLRLGVEERLRLEDEQRQSYEQQRNREQRLRALSGAFRDAASRMQGTVDEQMTALKATAEGLSTTSTDTRRRAEAMRDKSNSASSNVRSVAAAAEELSSSIQEIGEQIRRSTEAVAEVDAEAVSSSGQIGALSDAADRIGAVVDLIRGIAAQTNLLALNATIEAARAGEAGKGFAVVASEVKDLAGQTAKATDDIASQVAQIQASTRAAVDAIQGITLKIASVRALSDAIDAAVAQQSQATDEISRSIATAAEGTAMVADEVETVEAASAETVSVAGEVNATAQTVERGIRDFGGIVEEYLANSAAA; translated from the coding sequence ATGCCCCAAGCGCTTCTCAACCTTTCGCTGAAGGCCAAGATTGCCGCGATCCTGACCGCCGTGATCCTGCTGGTCATCGCCGCCACGGCCCTCGTTTCGTTGCGCAGCACCTCGGCCATCGTTGGCGAGGAGTTCGCCGAAGCCCGCCTGCAGATGACGCGGCTGATCGCCGCCGCCACCGAAGGCGGCGTCAAGTGGAAGAAGAAGGACGTCGTCGCAGAGGCCTATGCCGAGTTCGTCAAGGGGCCGACGCCGCCGATCCTGAGCGTGCGCGTCCTGGCCGCCGACGGCACGTTGATTTCGGACTTCGCGGCCGCCGATGCCGACGCCGCCTATCTCGATGCCCAGGCGGCGGACCTCCTGGCGGCAAGCCCTGGCGATGGCGACCATCGCGAGACCGATGTCGACCACCGCGAAGCCGGCGGCACGCACCGCTCCGTCAATGGCGCCGAGCTGATCGTCATGCCGGTCGGCAAGGACAAGGCGGGCAATCCGATGGGGCATATCGCCATTGCCTGGCGGACCGACACCCTGGCGCAGTCCATCACCGCGCTGACGGGGCGGATTGCCGGGGCGCTTCTGATCGGCGCGTTGGCGATGATCGTCATCGTGCAGGTGTTCATCGGCCGCGTCGTCACCCGGCCGCTCTGCACGCTCAAGCAATCCATCGCCTCGCTGGCGAGCGGCCACTCCGATATCGACGTGCCCTATCGAGGCCGCGCCGACGAGATCGGCCAGATCGCTTCGGCGGTGGAGGTGCTGCGTCTCGGCGTCGAGGAACGGCTTCGCCTGGAAGACGAACAGCGCCAGAGCTATGAGCAGCAACGCAATCGCGAGCAGCGCCTCAGGGCTCTGTCCGGCGCGTTCCGCGACGCCGCCAGCCGCATGCAGGGGACTGTCGACGAACAGATGACCGCCCTGAAGGCGACGGCCGAGGGGCTGTCGACGACCTCCACCGACACGCGTCGCCGGGCCGAGGCCATGCGCGACAAGTCGAACTCCGCCTCCTCGAACGTGCGGTCGGTGGCCGCGGCGGCCGAGGAGCTGTCGAGCTCGATCCAGGAGATCGGCGAGCAGATCCGCCGGTCGACCGAGGCGGTCGCCGAGGTGGATGCCGAGGCTGTTTCCTCCTCCGGGCAGATCGGCGCGCTCAGCGACGCTGCCGACCGCATCGGCGCCGTCGTCGACCTGATCCGGGGCATCGCCGCCCAGACCAACCTGCTTGCCCTCAACGCCACCATCGAGGCGGCGCGGGCGGGCGAGGCGGGCAAGGGTTTCGCGGTCGTGGCCTCCGAGGTGAAGGATCTCGCCGGGCAGACCGCCAAGGCGACCGACGACATCGCCTCGCAGGTCGCGCAGATCCAGGCCAGCACGCGGGCGGCCGTCGATGCCATCCAGGGCATCACCCTCAAGATCGCCTCGGTGAGGGCGCTGTCGGACGCCATCGACGCGGCGGTGGCGCAGCAGTCGCAAGCCACCGACGAAATCAGCCGTTCCATCGCGACGGCCGCCGAGGGAACGGCGATGGTGGCCGATGAGGTCGAAACGGTGGAGGCGGCCTCGGCCGAGACGGTCAGCGTCGCCGGTGAGGTCAACGCCACCGCCCAGACGGTGGAACGGGGCATCCGGGATTTCGGCGGCATCGTCGAGGAGTATCTCGCCAACTCGGCCGCCGCTTGA